In the genome of Campylobacter helveticus, the window AATCGACAATTTTCCTTTAAATACAACTAAAAATTTAACGAATTTTGAGAGAATTTAAAATTCACTTTCGCTTCACTTATTTATTTTATACTTCTAGCAAGATTTTTAAAGGAGAAACAATGAAAAAAACATTAGCGGTTTTAGCGACTTTAAGCTTAGGTTTAAGCGTGGCAAATGCGGAGGATATTTATGGGACGATTATCGACATTAATGACGCCTCAAAAACCATACTTGTAGAGACAACTTACGGACAAAGGCTTAATATGAAAATTTTACCTCATACACAAATTGATATGGACGAGTGTGGAATTTTTTGGACAGATAAACAAGGCACTTTTAAAGATTTAAAAGTCGGCACTTTTTTAGAGGCTGAAGTGTTTTACATTAATGCTCCAACCCAGCCTAATACCCAAGACCCACAAGCCACACCTCAAATGGTAACAGTGAAAAAAATCGACATAGAGTGTAAGAAAAAAGCCTACTAAAACACTTTCTTAATCAAAATTCATTATAATGCCCTTTAAAAAGGCATTATAATGAGGATTAACAAATTCCTATCTCACAATACCACATATTCACGCCGCGAAGCCGATGAGCTTATCAAGCAAGGCTTAGTTAAAATCAATCAAAAAATCGCCCAATTAAGCGATGAAGTCAAAGAAGAAGATAAAATTTTTCTTAAAAACAAAAGAATTCACAAAAAAACGCAATTTAGCGTCATCATCTACCACAAACAAAAAGGCGAAATCGTCAGCCGCAAAGATGATAGAGGCAGAAAGACTATCTATGAAAATTTGCCTAAAAATTTTTCCACTTGGCTTAGTGTGGGGAGGCTTGATTATGCGAGTGAGGGCTTACTTTTACTCACAGATAGTCCTGTGATAGCTGATGCTTTGATGCATAGTGATTTAGAAAGAGAATATTACTTAAAGATAAAAGGCAATCTTTCAAAAAATGTCATCGAGGCAATGCAAAATGGCTTAGAAATTCAAAACTGCACTAAGGGCGCTCACGCAAAAACAAAAATCACCTCTATGAAATTTGCTCCTTTTTTAGACTTTGAAATTTTTGGCTCAAGCGGAGGCTATACGAAACTTAGAGTCGTGATCAATGAAGGACAAAATAGGGAACTTAGACGCTTTTTTGGTTATTTTGATTTAGAAGTAATGGACTTAAAAAGAGTGGCTTTTGGTATAGTCGAGCTTGGTATGCTAAAAGTGGGGAAATACCGCTTTTTAGAAAGGGGCGAGTATGAAAAATTACGCGATTTTTTAAAAACAAATGGGATAAGATATTAATGTTCTCCCTATCATCTCGCCGCTATACAGGAGCTAAAACAAAGCTTTTAGATTCTATTGATACAAGCATTTTAAAAAGCTTTGATTATAGAGATAAGAAAAATCTTAGCTTTTTTGATGTGTTTAGTGGCACAGGGGTTGTGAGTGAGTATTTTGCTAAAAAGAAAGAGTTTAATAGTATTATCATCAATGATTTTTTACACTCAAATTTCATCATTTATCAAGGCTTTTTTACACAAGATTTGTTTGATTTAGAAAAGCTAGAATCTTTTAAAAAAGAATTTGCAAAGCTAAAGCCTAAAGATATAAAAGAAAATTATTATTCAAAGCATTTTGGCGATAAGTTTTTCAGTAAAAATGATAGCAAAATAATAGGCTATGTGCGTGATAGGCTAGATTATCTTTTAGACCAAAAAGCTATCAGTAAAAAAGAGTTTTTTATCCTTTTAAGCTCTTTGCTTTATAGTGTGGATAGGGTGGCAAACACGGTGGGGCATTATGATGCTTACCGCAAAAATGTTATCTTACAAGATAGATTTAGTTATGAGCTAATAAGCCCTTTAAAGCTTGAAAAAAGCATTGAGATTTATAAGGAAGATTCTAATGTTTTAGCACAAAATCTAGCAAAGCAAAAAAGGCAAATTGACATAGCCTTTATAGACCCACCTTATAATTCTAGGCAATATAGCAGATTCTATCATTTGCTTGAAAATCTAGCATTAAACAAAAAGCCAGAGTTATATGGCGTAGCCCTAAAACCAAAGCCTACCAATCTAAGCAAATATTGCAAGGTGGAGGCTAGAGAGACTTTTAAAGACTTGATAGAATCTTTAGCAAAGGTATGTAGGGTTTTGGTGCTTACTTATAATAATACTTATACTTCTAAATCAAATTCAAGTAGAAATAAGATAAAATTGCAAGAAATTCAAACAATCCTTGAATCTGTTAGCAGGGTAAAACTTTATGAGTGTGATTTTAAGGCTTTTAGCAGTGGAAAGACAGATTTAAAAGAGCATAAAGAAATTATTTTTATAGGTGAAATCAAATGACAATGCAAACAAGTTTTTTGCAAAATGATGGGGCTACTATTATCCGCTCTCCATTTTTTTATGTAGGCGATAAATATAAACTAATGCCACAGATTAAAAGATTATTTCCAAGCAAAATACAAACCTATGTTGAACCCTTTGTTGGCGGTGGAAGCTCATTTCTTAATACAAAGGCACAAAATTATAGACTGAATGATATAGATTTCTATGTTATTGCCCTGCATCAATTTTTACAAAATAATGCACAAAATCCCACTTTTTTCACGCAACTTTTTAGTTTGATAGAATCTTATAATCTTTCTTGCTCTCTTAAAAACATTATCCCGCCAACAGATTTAAGACAAAACTATAAAAAAACCTATTTTGCTAAATTTAATAAAGAATCTTATATGAGGTTACGCCACGAATTTAACAACGATAAAAAAGATATGCTAAAGCTTTATGCCTTGCTTATTTATGGTTTTAACCGTATGCTTAGATTTAATGCTAGGGGCGAGTTTAATTTGCCTGTTGGTAATGTGGATTTTAATCATAATGTTTTAAAAGCTTTGATGGATTATTTTCATTTTATCCAAGATAAAGATGTTGAGTTTTTTAATACGGATTTTAGGGATTTTCTTAACTCTATCTCTTTAAAAAAGGGCGATTTTATCTACCTTGACCCACCTTATCTTATTAGCGGAAGTGAATATAATAAACTATGGAACGAAGAGCTAGAATTTAGGCTTTATGAGCTTTTAGAAAGACTAGATTCTAAAGGCATTGCGTGGGGACTTAGCAATCTTTTAACACATAAAGGCAAAACAAACACGCTTTTAAAAAACTTCACCAA includes:
- a CDS encoding pseudouridine synthase, giving the protein MRINKFLSHNTTYSRREADELIKQGLVKINQKIAQLSDEVKEEDKIFLKNKRIHKKTQFSVIIYHKQKGEIVSRKDDRGRKTIYENLPKNFSTWLSVGRLDYASEGLLLLTDSPVIADALMHSDLEREYYLKIKGNLSKNVIEAMQNGLEIQNCTKGAHAKTKITSMKFAPFLDFEIFGSSGGYTKLRVVINEGQNRELRRFFGYFDLEVMDLKRVAFGIVELGMLKVGKYRFLERGEYEKLRDFLKTNGIRY
- a CDS encoding DNA adenine methylase; translated protein: MLMFSLSSRRYTGAKTKLLDSIDTSILKSFDYRDKKNLSFFDVFSGTGVVSEYFAKKKEFNSIIINDFLHSNFIIYQGFFTQDLFDLEKLESFKKEFAKLKPKDIKENYYSKHFGDKFFSKNDSKIIGYVRDRLDYLLDQKAISKKEFFILLSSLLYSVDRVANTVGHYDAYRKNVILQDRFSYELISPLKLEKSIEIYKEDSNVLAQNLAKQKRQIDIAFIDPPYNSRQYSRFYHLLENLALNKKPELYGVALKPKPTNLSKYCKVEARETFKDLIESLAKVCRVLVLTYNNTYTSKSNSSRNKIKLQEIQTILESVSRVKLYECDFKAFSSGKTDLKEHKEIIFIGEIK
- a CDS encoding DNA adenine methylase; the encoded protein is MTMQTSFLQNDGATIIRSPFFYVGDKYKLMPQIKRLFPSKIQTYVEPFVGGGSSFLNTKAQNYRLNDIDFYVIALHQFLQNNAQNPTFFTQLFSLIESYNLSCSLKNIIPPTDLRQNYKKTYFAKFNKESYMRLRHEFNNDKKDMLKLYALLIYGFNRMLRFNARGEFNLPVGNVDFNHNVLKALMDYFHFIQDKDVEFFNTDFRDFLNSISLKKGDFIYLDPPYLISGSEYNKLWNEELEFRLYELLERLDSKGIAWGLSNLLTHKGKTNTLLKNFTKKYPTYTIQSNYISFNDNSIKKDSLEVYVSNV